The Prodigiosinella aquatilis region ACGGTGATAATGAGGGAAAAGACTAAAGCATCTGCGCCAGGGATGGCGCGGCTTGAGCTTACAAGGAGGTCCTTGCAGCGTCTTTACGATCTTCTCATTATCGCCGCTATATAGACGTTGTCATCAAACTGAATATGGGATCGCTTGTCTGAACAACGTGTCTGGGTAATCGGTCTACAGATTTGAACTGTTTTTCCTGTAGTGTGTCAGCGTAATTACCCAATATATTATCTTTGTTCTTCAGGCGATAAATAGCGTAAATTCTGGTACTCAAACCATGTCAAGCCAATAACCACAACATCCAGTAGACTGATTAACAGTAATAGCCACGAGTGGGTAAAACTGTATCGATAGAGTTGATAAATAATGAGAATGCAGAATATGGCGATGGCAATCGGGTAATAATTCATTTTTTTTCGCCAAAGCCCGCCGATGAGCCACAGTTTAATCACTCCATGACTTAATAGATAAAATGCAGTGAACATCTGACTGGTTAC contains the following coding sequences:
- a CDS encoding DUF2127 domain-containing protein, producing MISRKSIHVAFEISLLFKAVLAVSEIAAGIFTYFVSKQYILNLVESITHIELTEDPHDVIATYLMHTAHGLSVTSQMFTAFYLLSHGVIKLWLIGGLWRKKMNYYPIAIAIFCILIIYQLYRYSFTHSWLLLLISLLDVVVIGLTWFEYQNLRYLSPEEQR